Proteins encoded together in one Candidatus Omnitrophota bacterium window:
- a CDS encoding FeoA domain-containing protein, which produces MKKISLAQVKADQKCRIAEIQGGSNLHNKLMHMGVFKGKDVTKLSHIGLRGPVVIRAGRSILALGHGIAVKVMVEVE; this is translated from the coding sequence ATGAAAAAGATCTCTCTGGCACAGGTTAAAGCGGATCAGAAGTGCAGGATAGCCGAGATACAGGGCGGCTCAAATCTGCATAATAAGCTTATGCATATGGGTGTCTTTAAGGGCAAGGATGTCACCAAGCTCAGCCATATCGGTTTGAGGGGGCCGGTCGTCATCAGGGCCGGGAGGAGCATCCTGGCACTGGGGCACGGCATAGCGGTAAAGGTGATGGTCGAGGTCGAATGA